A genomic region of Prionailurus viverrinus isolate Anna chromosome D4, UM_Priviv_1.0, whole genome shotgun sequence contains the following coding sequences:
- the RRAGA gene encoding ras-related GTP-binding protein A has protein sequence MPNTAMKKKVLLMGKSGSGKTSMRSIIFANYIARDTRRLGATIDVEHSHVRFLGNLVLNLWDCGGQDTFMENYFTSQRDNIFRNVEVLIYVFDVESRELEKDMHYYQSCLEAILQNSPDAKIFCLVHKMDLVQEDQRDLIFKEREEDLRRLSRPLECACFRTSIWDETLYKAWSSIVYQLIPNVQQLEMNLRNFAQIIEADEVLLFERATFLVISHYQCKEQRDVHRFEKISNIIKQFKLSCSKLAASFQSMEVRNSNFAAFIDIFTSNTYVMVVMSDPSIPSAATLINIRNARKHFEKLERVDGPKHSLLMR, from the coding sequence ATGCCAAATACAGCCATGAAGAAAAAGGTGCTGTTGATGGGGAAGAGCGGGTCGGGGAAGACCAGCATGCGCTCGATTATCTTTGCAAATTATATCGCTCGCGACACCCGGCGCCTAGGTGCCACCATTGATGTGGAGCACTCCCACGTCCGATTTCTAGGCAACCTGGTGCTCAACCTGTGGGACTGTGGCGGTCAGGACACCTTCATGGAAAATTACTTCACCAGCCAGCGAGACAACATTTTCCGTAATGTCGAGGTTTTGATTTACGTGTTTGACGTGGAGAGCCGCGAACTGGAAAAGGATATGCATTATTACCAGTCGTGTCTGGAGGCCATCCTCCAGAACTCTCCGGATGCCAAAATCTTCTGCCTGGTGCACAAAATGGATCTGGTTCAGGAGGATCAGCGTGACCTGATTTTTAAAGAGCGGGAGGAAGACCTGAGGCGTTTGTCTCGCCCACTGGAATGCGCTTGTTTTCGAACCTCCATCTGGGACGAAACGCTCTACAAAGCCTGGTCCAGTATCGTCTACCAGCTTATTCCCAATGTCCAGCAGCTGGAGATGAACCTAAGGAATTTTGCCCAAATTATCGAGGCGGACGAAGTCCTGCTGTTCGAGAGAGCTACGTTCTTGGTCATTTCCCATTACCAGTGCAAAGAGCAGCGTGACGTCCACCGGTTTGAGAAGATCAGCAACATCATTAAGCAGTTCAAGCTGAGCTGCAGTAAATTGGCCGCTTCCTTCCAGAGCATGGAAGTTCGGAATTCTAACTTCGCCGCTTTTATCGACATCTTCACATCGAACACGTACGTGATGGTTGTTATGTCGGATCCGTCGATCCCTTCTGCGGCTACCCTGATCAACATTCGCAATGCCAGGAAACACTTTGAGAAGCTTGAGAGAGTGGATGGGCCCAAGCACAGCCTCCTTATGCGTTGA